A window of bacterium contains these coding sequences:
- a CDS encoding metal-dependent transcriptional regulator yields the protein MSKALSSNMEMYLKTILRLGADGQPVRVKAIAEALGVTMPSVSEALRSLRARGLVLHPSYGAVQLSARGRRTAEAINLRFEILQRFFTDVLQVAPRTAARDACEIEHVMGPETLQRLTAFLDYMQHCRMDISGMIEHFHEYLELRLAGERCRDCELEATCELVKR from the coding sequence ATGTCCAAGGCGCTGTCATCGAACATGGAGATGTACCTCAAGACGATTCTGCGTCTGGGGGCCGACGGGCAGCCGGTGCGGGTCAAGGCGATCGCCGAGGCGCTGGGGGTGACCATGCCCTCGGTGTCGGAGGCGCTGCGGTCGCTGCGGGCGCGGGGGCTGGTCCTGCATCCGTCCTATGGCGCGGTGCAGTTGTCGGCGCGGGGACGGCGCACAGCCGAGGCGATCAACCTGCGGTTTGAGATCCTGCAGCGCTTCTTCACCGATGTGCTGCAGGTTGCGCCGCGGACCGCCGCCCGCGACGCCTGCGAGATCGAGCATGTCATGGGGCCGGAGACACTGCAGCGGCTCACCGCCTTTCTCGACTACATGCAGCACTGCCGGATGGACATCTCCGGGATGATCGAGCACTTCCATGAGTATCTCGAACTGCGCCTGGCCGGCGAGCGTTGCCGCGACTGCGAGTTGGAAGCGACCTGCGAATTGGTCAAACGATGA